A window of the Vigna angularis cultivar LongXiaoDou No.4 chromosome 3, ASM1680809v1, whole genome shotgun sequence genome harbors these coding sequences:
- the LOC108326062 gene encoding U-box domain-containing protein 32 isoform X2, producing MGSIVVEDADTDTVYVAVGNNAEKTQQLLHWTVKNFSGKNVCLLHIHRPYSLNSFYRNLSGYEPKDLPIQAFQDQGNQSVHELLDQYILDLVPAGVRACKLLIEMDDIEKGITEAIAQHSIRWLVVGAAADGYNMGKLAKQDSEKAIFIRKQALLSCNIWFICKGNLICTRVYSKHTSDIEGGPALLVLNSNTEKSTSKSTLDALKYLDSGDMKEIQSISSNRSLNTKWSFNKVMDRSKLPDLTFHEDEAFESQCAQEIRRRKEVEEQLARSKQEVQKMKNQQDEILEELQMVKDQNSALMNQISESQFTVTEFEEKIISAVDLLISFREKRDRLRIEHANAVREVQVLRTFGEADTPFSYQVEFPAFSFVEINEATHDFDPSWKIGEGRYGSVYKGLLRNMHVAIKMLPSYGQESLSKFQHQVEVLSRVRHPNLLTLIGSCAESRSLVYEYLNNGSLESHLARKEKNPLPWQIRMSIATDICSALIFIHSSKPCIIHGNLKPSKVLLDANFVAKLSDLGIPSLVQQSLDSADANTIYNNPNERLAYVDPEYFVNGKFTPESDVYSFGVILLQLLTGRPLLGLVRDVKCALEKENLKAVLDFSAGEWPLYQTELLAYLALRCCEKNWLNRPDLVSEIWSVLEPFKAIRIDKPYLISKKLRRVPSHFVCPIVQEVMEDPYIAADGFTYEEEAIRGWLNSGHDTSPMTNLKLDHTDLVPNYALHNAILEWQQQ from the exons ATGGGTAGCATCGTGGTGGAAGACGCCGATACTGACACAGTGTATGTGGCGGTGGGAAACAACGCGGAGAAGACGCAACAACTGTTGCATTGGACGGTTAAGAATTTCTCTGGCAAGAATGTTTGTCTTCTTCATATTCACCGACCTTACTCCCTCAATTCGTTCT ACAGGAATCTCTCTGGGTATGAGCCAAAAGACCTTCCAATCCAGGCATTCCAGGATCAGGGAAATCAATCAGTGCACGAACTTCTAGACCAATACATTCTTGATCTGGTTCCTGCAGGG GTACGGGCCTGTAAATTGTTGATTGAGATGGATGATATTGAGAAAGGGATCACAGAAGCTATTGCTCAACACAGTATTAGATGGCTTGTAGTGGGAGCAGCAGCAGATGGATATAACATGGG CAAACTGGCAAAGCAAGATTCGGAGAAGGCTATTTTTATACGCAAACAAGCATTGCTATCATGTAATATTTGGTTCATTTGCAAGGGCAACCTCATATGTACTAG GGTATATAGCAAGCATACTTCTGACATAGAGGGTGGGCCTGCTTTGTTGGTGCTCAATTCAAATACAGAAAAGTCTACATCGAAATCGACTCTAGATGCATTGAAATATTTAG ATTCTGGTGATATGAAAGAAATCCAAAGTATCAGTTCCAACCGTTCCTTAAATACAAAATGGTCCTTTAATAAGGTCATGGACAGGTCAAAGTTGCCAGATTTGACGTTTCATGAG GATGAAGCATTTGAAAGCCAGTGTGCTCAggaaataagaagaagaaaagaagttgaAGAACAATTGGCAAGGTCAAAGCAAGAAGTACAGAAAATGAAGAATCAGCAGGATGAAATACTTGAAGAATTGCAAATGGTCAAAGACCAAAATTCTGCACTTATGAACCAAATTTCTGAGTCCCAGTTTACGGTAACAGAGTTTGAGGAGAAGATCATATCAGCTGTGGACCTTCTGATAAGTTTCAGGGAAAAGAGAGATAGGCTTAGAATAGAGCATGCAAATGCAGTTAGGGAAGTCCAAGTGCTTAGAACATTTGGTGAAGCGGATACTCCCTTCTCTTATCAGGTAGAATTCCCTGCATTTTCTTTTGTGGAGATCAATGAGGCAACTCATGATTTCGATCCGTCTTGGAAGATTGGAGAGGGAAGGTATGGAAGTGTTTACAAGGGACTGCTTCGCAACATGCATGTTGCCATAAAAATGTTACCCTCTTACGGTCAAGAGAGTCTATCAAAATTCCAACATCAG GTAGAGGTCTTGAGTAGGGTAAGACATCCAAATTTGTTAACACTAATTGGAAGCTGTGCAGAGTCTAGGTCACTTGTGTATGAGTACCTAAACAATGGCAGCCTTGAAAGCCACCTTGCCCGCAAAGAAAAGAATCCACTTCCATGGCAAATTCGAATGTCTATTGCTACAGATATATGCTCTGCTCTAATCTTCATTCACTCCAGCAAGCCTTGCATTATCCATGGGAATTTGAAACCTAGTAAAGTTCTCCTCGATGCTAACTTTGTTGCCAAACTGAGTGACTTGGGCATTCCTAGTTTAGTTCAGCAAAGTTTGGATTCAGCTGATGCAAACACAATATATAATAACCCAAATGAACGTTTGGCGTATGTGGATCCAGAGTATTTTGTCAATGGCAAGTTTACACCCGAATCAGATGTATATTCATTTGGAGTCATATTGTTACAACTTCTAACTGGAAGACCACTTTTGGGGTTAGTAAGGGATGTGAAGTGTgcattggaaaaggaaaacctTAAAGCAGTCTTGGATTTTTCAGCTGGTGAATGGCCACTTTATCAAACTGAACTGCTGGCATATTTAGCACTGAGGTGTTGTGAAAAGAATTGGTTGAACAGGCCAGACCTTGTGTCTGAAATTTGGAGTGTTCTGGAACCATTCAAAGCTATTCGCATTGACAAACCATATTTGATTTCAAAGAAGCTTCGTCGTGTTCCTTCACATTTTGTCTGCCCCATTGTCCAG GAAGTAATGGAAGATCCATACATAGCTGCAGATGGCTTTACGTATGAAGAAGAGGCAATAAGAGGGTGGCTGAATAGTGGCCACGACACTTCCCCCATGACAAACCTCAAGCTTGATCACACGGATTTGGTACCTAACTATGCTCTACATAATGCAATTCTGGAGTGGCAACAACAGTAA
- the LOC108326062 gene encoding U-box domain-containing protein 32 isoform X1, which yields MGSIVVEDADTDTVYVAVGNNAEKTQQLLHWTVKNFSGKNVCLLHIHRPYSLNSFSCATDRNLSGYEPKDLPIQAFQDQGNQSVHELLDQYILDLVPAGVRACKLLIEMDDIEKGITEAIAQHSIRWLVVGAAADGYNMGKLAKQDSEKAIFIRKQALLSCNIWFICKGNLICTRVYSKHTSDIEGGPALLVLNSNTEKSTSKSTLDALKYLDSGDMKEIQSISSNRSLNTKWSFNKVMDRSKLPDLTFHEDEAFESQCAQEIRRRKEVEEQLARSKQEVQKMKNQQDEILEELQMVKDQNSALMNQISESQFTVTEFEEKIISAVDLLISFREKRDRLRIEHANAVREVQVLRTFGEADTPFSYQVEFPAFSFVEINEATHDFDPSWKIGEGRYGSVYKGLLRNMHVAIKMLPSYGQESLSKFQHQVEVLSRVRHPNLLTLIGSCAESRSLVYEYLNNGSLESHLARKEKNPLPWQIRMSIATDICSALIFIHSSKPCIIHGNLKPSKVLLDANFVAKLSDLGIPSLVQQSLDSADANTIYNNPNERLAYVDPEYFVNGKFTPESDVYSFGVILLQLLTGRPLLGLVRDVKCALEKENLKAVLDFSAGEWPLYQTELLAYLALRCCEKNWLNRPDLVSEIWSVLEPFKAIRIDKPYLISKKLRRVPSHFVCPIVQEVMEDPYIAADGFTYEEEAIRGWLNSGHDTSPMTNLKLDHTDLVPNYALHNAILEWQQQ from the exons ATGGGTAGCATCGTGGTGGAAGACGCCGATACTGACACAGTGTATGTGGCGGTGGGAAACAACGCGGAGAAGACGCAACAACTGTTGCATTGGACGGTTAAGAATTTCTCTGGCAAGAATGTTTGTCTTCTTCATATTCACCGACCTTACTCCCTCAATTCGTTCT cATGTGCAACAGACAGGAATCTCTCTGGGTATGAGCCAAAAGACCTTCCAATCCAGGCATTCCAGGATCAGGGAAATCAATCAGTGCACGAACTTCTAGACCAATACATTCTTGATCTGGTTCCTGCAGGG GTACGGGCCTGTAAATTGTTGATTGAGATGGATGATATTGAGAAAGGGATCACAGAAGCTATTGCTCAACACAGTATTAGATGGCTTGTAGTGGGAGCAGCAGCAGATGGATATAACATGGG CAAACTGGCAAAGCAAGATTCGGAGAAGGCTATTTTTATACGCAAACAAGCATTGCTATCATGTAATATTTGGTTCATTTGCAAGGGCAACCTCATATGTACTAG GGTATATAGCAAGCATACTTCTGACATAGAGGGTGGGCCTGCTTTGTTGGTGCTCAATTCAAATACAGAAAAGTCTACATCGAAATCGACTCTAGATGCATTGAAATATTTAG ATTCTGGTGATATGAAAGAAATCCAAAGTATCAGTTCCAACCGTTCCTTAAATACAAAATGGTCCTTTAATAAGGTCATGGACAGGTCAAAGTTGCCAGATTTGACGTTTCATGAG GATGAAGCATTTGAAAGCCAGTGTGCTCAggaaataagaagaagaaaagaagttgaAGAACAATTGGCAAGGTCAAAGCAAGAAGTACAGAAAATGAAGAATCAGCAGGATGAAATACTTGAAGAATTGCAAATGGTCAAAGACCAAAATTCTGCACTTATGAACCAAATTTCTGAGTCCCAGTTTACGGTAACAGAGTTTGAGGAGAAGATCATATCAGCTGTGGACCTTCTGATAAGTTTCAGGGAAAAGAGAGATAGGCTTAGAATAGAGCATGCAAATGCAGTTAGGGAAGTCCAAGTGCTTAGAACATTTGGTGAAGCGGATACTCCCTTCTCTTATCAGGTAGAATTCCCTGCATTTTCTTTTGTGGAGATCAATGAGGCAACTCATGATTTCGATCCGTCTTGGAAGATTGGAGAGGGAAGGTATGGAAGTGTTTACAAGGGACTGCTTCGCAACATGCATGTTGCCATAAAAATGTTACCCTCTTACGGTCAAGAGAGTCTATCAAAATTCCAACATCAG GTAGAGGTCTTGAGTAGGGTAAGACATCCAAATTTGTTAACACTAATTGGAAGCTGTGCAGAGTCTAGGTCACTTGTGTATGAGTACCTAAACAATGGCAGCCTTGAAAGCCACCTTGCCCGCAAAGAAAAGAATCCACTTCCATGGCAAATTCGAATGTCTATTGCTACAGATATATGCTCTGCTCTAATCTTCATTCACTCCAGCAAGCCTTGCATTATCCATGGGAATTTGAAACCTAGTAAAGTTCTCCTCGATGCTAACTTTGTTGCCAAACTGAGTGACTTGGGCATTCCTAGTTTAGTTCAGCAAAGTTTGGATTCAGCTGATGCAAACACAATATATAATAACCCAAATGAACGTTTGGCGTATGTGGATCCAGAGTATTTTGTCAATGGCAAGTTTACACCCGAATCAGATGTATATTCATTTGGAGTCATATTGTTACAACTTCTAACTGGAAGACCACTTTTGGGGTTAGTAAGGGATGTGAAGTGTgcattggaaaaggaaaacctTAAAGCAGTCTTGGATTTTTCAGCTGGTGAATGGCCACTTTATCAAACTGAACTGCTGGCATATTTAGCACTGAGGTGTTGTGAAAAGAATTGGTTGAACAGGCCAGACCTTGTGTCTGAAATTTGGAGTGTTCTGGAACCATTCAAAGCTATTCGCATTGACAAACCATATTTGATTTCAAAGAAGCTTCGTCGTGTTCCTTCACATTTTGTCTGCCCCATTGTCCAG GAAGTAATGGAAGATCCATACATAGCTGCAGATGGCTTTACGTATGAAGAAGAGGCAATAAGAGGGTGGCTGAATAGTGGCCACGACACTTCCCCCATGACAAACCTCAAGCTTGATCACACGGATTTGGTACCTAACTATGCTCTACATAATGCAATTCTGGAGTGGCAACAACAGTAA
- the LOC108326484 gene encoding uncharacterized protein LOC108326484 has product MPVAKLPASGTTGFTKTDDGNDSLDTIFRQAIGKEPLLSFPRAGDSPVQWIQLLHALDQQELPGWPLLSPVKVQLQKCNKCSREFCSPINYRRHIRVQHRLKKLDKDSKKNRELLGAYWDKLSIEEAKEVVSFKNVMLEEVPGSSILEALTTLRKQGFSSLPQYYLRAGSALLNIVQSRPSSFPISSQELFSILDDSSEKTFLVGSAVSMQRYVFDGEAGKIGLEQKNLVACTSFLLEQKLVKSWLADKDAEALRCQKLLVEEEEAAQKRKAEILERKRQKKLRQKEHKAKEQIENDTETKGNISSAGEDVSPGEASLGTCDFDAHNPDIFADHSPPPPHVTSHCLDTNDVIEKDTLAGYDDCDTDQYIERQTLPAHNRPGTVPGRWQGLPKSQWARANGLNAGQNSQLTKLGVIQKHRTSHDLRVAPIINGSKVWSRKPKAESNDLVVKNKLLKEPDKVKNHEVLIGSVSVSLGNSCHSRGNFMAPQRDCSAAGNLSKLNTAQEKPGSNGRLTAKFWRPVSQHGTKDPFPLQNGGTEADAINGKIDENSSGQSSLRLCSVEGNDDIDFGDNFSHNVAKVDTESLRLSSHAAESFLAQRWKEAISSDHVKLVFTPDSEPRGGQSVQDCELAADASDADRCGVLASTENLLPATSGVARSKPKTKPEKGMKIKYIPKQKTAA; this is encoded by the exons ATGCCAGTTGCAAAACTACCGGCCTCAGGCACAACCGGTTTCACAAAAACAGATGATGGAAATGATTCTTTAGATACAATATTCAGACAAGCAATTGGAAAAGAACCGTTGCTTTCCTTTCCTAGGGCCGGTGACAGCCCAGTACAGTGGATTCAATTACTTCATGCTTTAGATCAGCAAG AACTTCCAGGGTGGCCTTTGCTCTCTCCTGTGAAGGTTCAGTTACAAAAGTGCAACAAGTGTTCTCGAGAATTTTGCTCTCCCATTAACTATAGAAGACATATACGTGTGCAGCACCGGTTGAAAAAGCTTGATAAG GATTCTAAAAAGAATAGGGAACTTTTAGGGGCATATTGGGATAAG CTCTCCATAGAAGAGGCAAAGGAAGTTGTTTCATTCAAGAATGTGATGCTGGAG GAAGTTCCAGGGTCTTCAATTTTAGAAGCTTTGACAACTCTTAGAAAACAAGGATTTTCTTCTCTTCCGCAATATTATCTGAGGGCTGGTTCTGCCCTTTTG aatATTGTTCAATCCAGGCCATCTAGTTTTCCTATATCTTCCCAAGAGTTGTTCAGTATCCTAGATGATTCTAGTGAAAAAACATTTTTGGTCGGATCAGCAGTGTCGATGCAAAGATATGTTTTTGATGGAGAGGCTGGAAAGATTGGTCTTGAACAAAAAAACCTAGTTGCTTGCACAAGTTTCTTGCTAGAGCAGAAACtg GTGAAGTCTTGGCTTGCGGACAAGGATGCTGAAGCATTGAGATGCCAAAAGTTACTTgtggaagaggaagaagctGCTCAGAAAAG AAAAGCTGAGATTTTAGAGAGGAAACGGCAGAAAAAGCTCAGACAGAAAGAACACAAGGCAAAGGAGCAAATTGAAAACGACACAGAAACTAAAGGAAACATAAGCAGCGCAGGAGAGGATGTATCACCAGGAGAAGCATCTTTGGGTACATGTGACTTCGATGCACATAATCCAGATATTTTTGCGGATCAttctcctccaccaccacatgtAACTTCTCACTGCCTAGACACTAATGATGTTATAGAAAAGGATACGCTGGCAGGGTATGATGATTGTGACACTGATCAGTATATAGAGCGGCAGACACTACCAGCACATAATCGCCCGGGCACAGTGCCTGGCAGATGGCAAGGGCTACCAAAATCACAATGGGCTAGAGCCAATGGTTTGAATGCAGGCCAGAATTCTCAACTGACGAAGCTTGGAGTTATTCAAAAGCATAGAACCAGCCATGATCTTAGGGTAGCTCCTATAATCAATGGCAGTAAGGTTTGGAGTCGAAAACCTAAAGCAGAATCTAATGATTTGGTTGTAAAAAACAAACTGCTGAAAGAACCAGACAAAGTTAAAAATCATGAAGTTTTGATAGGATCTGTATCAGTTAGTCTGGGTAATTCTTGCCACTCCAGAGGTAATTTTATGGCACCCCAGCGGGATTGCTCGGCGGCAGGGAATCTGTCCAAGCTCAATACTGCTCAGGAGAAACCAGGAAGCAACGGTCGTTTAACAGCTAAGTTTTGGAGGCCTGTTAGCCAGCATGGAACTAAAGACCCATTTCCACTTCAAAATGGTGGGACAGAAGCTGATGCTATTAATggaaaaattgatgaaaattcGTCTGGTCAAAGTAGTTTAAGGTTGTGTAGTGTAGAGGGTAATGATGATATTGATTTTGGGGACAATTTTTCCCATAATGTGGCAAAAGTAGATACAGAAAGCTTACGTCTATCCAGCCATGCTGCAGAATCCTTTCTTGCCCAAA GATGGAAAGAAGCTATCTCATCGGACCATGTAAAATTGGTTTTCACACCTGATTCTGAGCCTCGTGGAGGACAGTCTGTCCAGGATTGTGAACTAGCAGCAGATGCTTCTGATGCGGACAGATGTGGCGTTCTTGCAAGTACAGAGAACCTGTTGCCTGCAACCTCTGGAGTAGCAAGATCTAAACCCAAAACGAAGCCTGAAAAAGGAATGAAGATAAAGTACATTCCCAAACAAAAAACAGCAGCCTAG
- the LOC108325173 gene encoding uncharacterized protein LOC108325173, translating into MSGGVGPTGSDISLPREEQVHKEHEEHSLHKTITTPRKSRFPSFRHLNCLAVVIVLSASGMICPQDFAFVAFSVVYMLFLSKVVFPSLHPSKETTIFNPQNKMFALYIFIGAIIGLFAPIAYILDGIFEGDKEGIKAAAPHVFLLASQVFMEGVTFYGGFSIPIRAFVPIFYNSRRIFTIVDWLRSEINKVNEEHSGSARRIYVGRVLAVANMAFWCYNLFGFLLPVYLPRVFKLYYSAPKEKD; encoded by the coding sequence ATGTCTGGTGGTGTTGGTCCAACGGGTTCTGACATTAGCTTACCAAGAGAAGAACAAGTTCACAAAGAACATGAAGAACATTCACTTCACAAAACCATCACCACACCAAGAAAATCACGTTTCCCATCTTTCCGGCATCTGAATTGCTTGGCCGTGGTCATTGTCCTGTCTGCAAGTGGCATGATTTGTCCTCAAGACTTTGCTTTTGTGGCCTTCTCCGTAGTCTACATGTTGTTCCTGTCAAAAGTGGTTTTCCCATCTCTTCACCCATCAAAGGAAACTACAATTTTCAACCCACAAAACAAAATGTTTGccctttatatatttatagggGCCATCATTGGACTTTTTGCCCCAATTGCATATATCTTAGATGGAATATTTGAGGGTGATAAGGAAGGGATCAAGGCAGCAGCACCCCATGTTTTCCTCTTGGCCAGCCAAGTTTTCATGGAAGGGGTGACATTCTATGGTGGGTTCTCGATTCCAATTAGAGCTTTTGTGCCTATCTTTTACAATTCAAGGAGGATCTTCACCATCGTGGATTGGCTGAGGAGTGAGATCAACAAGGTTAATGAAGAGCACAGTGGGTCTGCAAGGAGGATCTATGTGGGGAGAGTGCTTGCCGTAGCAAATATGGCCTTCTGGTGTTACAATTTGTTTGGATTTCTGTTGCCTGTTTATCTTCCTAGAGTTTTCAAGTTGTATTACTCTGCTCCCAAAGAGAAGGACTGA